CTATGCCTCAATCTCGAACAATAAAAATGTTCACAGCCGGAGAACACGGGGAAGATCATGGAAACACGAGCCGCAGGTTGCTAAAAATATTGGTTCCAGTAATAGCCATAGCCATTCTTGTATTAGTTCCTGCAACATGGTATCTTCGAAAGAGAGGTAACATCCTCTTGCAGCCATGGGGAGCCTAGCTAGCACACTTCCTTCATTTTCTGCCTTTGATTTGGTAATTGTGTCATTCGGTTTCAGGATCGATGTACAAAGGAAAAGAATCGCAATCCAAACTTGGAACTGGGATGCTGTCTGAAGGAAATACCAATGATCCCAGCATGCTCGTGTTTCATTTCAATGATATTGTGGAGGCCACtgataatttttcatttgaaaataagctGGGAGAGGGTGGATATGGACCTGTTTACAAGGTTAAGATTTCTGTCTTGGATAGTTTTACAGATGCATTTATgccaaaattacaaattaaaggTGTCTGTTTTATAGGCAAAGCTAAAGAACGGACAAGAAATTGCAGTAAAAAGACTTTCTAAAACTTCCAAACAAGGATACGAAGAGTTTAAGAATGAGGTTATGCTTACTGCGAGACTGCAACACGTAAATCTTGTTAGGGTTCTTGGGTTTTGTGTTGAAAGAGACGAACAAATGCTAATCTATGAGTACATGATAAACAAAAGCTTAGACTACTACATCTATGGTGAGCAATATATATACGTACACACTTAACTGTTCACAActattttcctttcttcattAGCTAGCAAATTAATTGATCTGTTTCATGAAGATCCAATTAGACGATTGGTTTTGAATTGGGAGAAACGAGTTCAAATTATCGAAGGAGTTGTTCAAGGGCTTTTATATCTCCAAGAATATTCAAGATTTACCATAATCCATCGAGATTTGAAAGCAAGTAACATCTTGTTGGATAGTGAGATGAAGGCTAAGATTTCAGACTTCGGAATGGCTAGAATATTCCAAAAAGAAGACATTGAAGCAAACACAAGTAGGATTGTTGGAACATAGTAagtgatcatcaataaaaaatttgtataaaCTATTTCAAACACTTTTTTATGTTCGCTCAAAAACTAATGTAATAATTTTCTTGTGTTTACTCACGAAATGCAGTGGATATATCCCTCCTGAATATGTACAACGTGGCATTTATTCTACAAAATCTGATGTCTACAGTTTTGGAGTTTTACTTCTTCAAATCATAAGCGGAAAGCCAAATAATTGTTGCCACGGCTTGGAAGAAAACTTGAACCTTCTTGAATATGTAAGTTACGCCGCAATCAATTTTCTTGTTCATTATTTGAATTGTAAAGATGAATAGATGATTGTCAACATAATTTTAGGCATATGAGCTGTGGAAGGAAGGAAAATGTATGGAGTTCACTGATCCATCTTTGGATGACACAAATTCTTCTTGTAAACTGATGAGATGCATGCAAATAGCTTTGCTATGTGTTCAAGAAAATCCAGCTGAGAGGCCTTCTATGCCAGAAGTCTCTTCAATGCTCATAAATGAAACCATATCCATGAATGCTCTGAAAAGGCCTGCTTTTTCAGTGAGAAGAGATGAAGGTCAAGTGCAACGGTCTCCGCTACAACAAGAAACTTGGTCAGTAGATAATGCAAGTATTACTCAATTGGTGGCTCGATAGAGACTTCTTCTCCAATCTTACTAGCTAGGATAAATAtgtgaaaagaattaaaaaataaaacttttgatatatatatatatatatatatatactaaattgCTTCTTTGATCGTTGGATTTTATTAAACTTCTTAACTGGGTGTTTCATCTTTTGTTGAGAATTTCATGATTTGTAGTTTCTAAAGCTAAACTTCTTAATTGGGTGTTTCATCTTTTGTTGAGAATTTCATGATTTGTAGTTTCTAAAGCTACTAACTGGTTGTCttttttcaagattttaacttaacaccaaaaagaagaaaaaaatcctCTCGCGCCTCTTTGTAACCAAGCATTAGCAAGGccatttttatcattaaatattgcTAATAATCCTAGTTCCACAATTTGCACAGCCATTCTTGTACATAGAGATAGAGGTAACTTCTCCTTCCGGCCATGGCCCATGGGGATTGACATTTTCTAACTATATTCAAATAAGGAGGTTAGCGCAGTTGCTTCATTTTCCTATATTAGCGgtgagaataaaatataaattcatacATACATTTAGAtcaccacttttttttttttattaatttgggaTGATTGGGACAATATAACTTCTCATCACTCACACATGACTGAATCCTTATTTCTATCGCCAAGATCTCCACCactctactctctctctctgctatTCCAACTCCAAGGCGATGAGCAAGAAGCAGGGAGACAACCTTACCGCCATGGACGAGCTTTGGATGATTGCATTGTGGGTAAGCCTTTATCTGttccttctcttattcttttaGCAATTCCCACAATGAGCTTGATAATAGAAATCAACAAAGCGAAATAGGAATTCAAGAAATTGAAACGAGAAGTCCAGAAAGGGCTCTGATCAAACTTGAAATGGAATCTTAATATTAATCTGTGATCAAGAAAAAGACTAAACCCAAATCGTAACGCACCTttctttttgaaagaaattccATCCTACTAACTGAAGCCCCAGTTGCAGCTTGCAATTGCATGCATGAGCATGACGCagagccagagagagagagagagagatgaagccCTGGTTCACAAAATTGATGTACCAAAGGAGCAATTCAACTCAAATAACCAAATTCTGATTGCCCATTCATTCTAATCACAAAGTGAAGCAATCAGTGAGCAATTGGCAAGTCAACCACTGTTGAGCACTTGATTTCGGTATACTATTGAACTTGAAATAGAAAGGGCCTTGGGTCTTATAGGCCCAATACCATGTAATGCAAATAGAATTGAACAAAAGAAGACTTGGGCCTTAGGAGATTGAGCCCAATTTACcaatttgaatttttgcttGAACAGAATCCAATTTGACCAATTAAAcccaattaaattttttcagTTTAATCATATTACgttaaaaaaaagagagggagatTTGTTTTAGTTTAA
The sequence above is a segment of the Diospyros lotus cultivar Yz01 chromosome 7, ASM1463336v1, whole genome shotgun sequence genome. Coding sequences within it:
- the LOC127806016 gene encoding cysteine-rich receptor-like protein kinase 7 produces the protein MALTSITLFLILLIPCNLPSSGAQTWIKGGYWYYDSGFPVSDINSALFTHLICAYADLNSSTYQLSIPSANHKQFSNFTNTVKQKNPQIVTLLSISGGLANSSDFNSMISQSSYRKPFIDSSIRTARSYGFHGLDFNWFDASSASELAKLATLFQEWRAAIEAEPRNSNTSKLILTMAVWFSPNTITATFPIESMRNNLDWLHVMAYAYRSPTRANFTGASAALYDPATSISTDYGVNEWINGGFPSTKLVLGLPFYGYAWTLVNPNNNEIGAPAKGPAKIIDADTDGLMTYKAIKYFIQRNGAVTKYNATYVMNYCSVGSSWIGFDDVEVVKNKVSYARENNLLGYYAWRVTYDDHNWVLSQAAAGEHGEDHGNTSRRLLKILVPVIAIAILVLVPATWYLRKRGSMYKGKESQSKLGTGMLSEGNTNDPSMLVFHFNDIVEATDNFSFENKLGEGGYGPVYKAKLKNGQEIAVKRLSKTSKQGYEEFKNEVMLTARLQHVNLVRVLGFCVERDEQMLIYEYMINKSLDYYIYDPIRRLVLNWEKRVQIIEGVVQGLLYLQEYSRFTIIHRDLKASNILLDSEMKAKISDFGMARIFQKEDIEANTSRIVGTYGYIPPEYVQRGIYSTKSDVYSFGVLLLQIISGKPNNCCHGLEENLNLLEYAYELWKEGKCMEFTDPSLDDTNSSCKLMRCMQIALLCVQENPAERPSMPEVSSMLINETISMNALKRPAFSVRRDEGQVQRSPLQQETWSVDNASITQLVAR